A stretch of Suncus etruscus isolate mSunEtr1 chromosome 9, mSunEtr1.pri.cur, whole genome shotgun sequence DNA encodes these proteins:
- the PROKR2 gene encoding prokineticin receptor 2 isoform X1, with product MENKMEIPQKNWKLSSHTIQLYHSYQDSASSPPFNFNYSDYDLPLDEEEDVTKTRTFFAAKIVIGIALAGIMLVCGIGNFVFIAALARYKKLRNLTNLLIANLAISDFLVAIVCCPFEMDYYVVRQLSWEHGRVLCTSVNYLRTVSLYVSTNALLAIAIDRYLAIVHPLKPRMNYHTASFLIALVWGVSVLVAIPSAYFTTETVLFIVKSQEKIFCGQIWPVEQKLYYKSYFLFIFGVEFVGPVLAMALCYARISQELWFKEVPGFQTEQIRKRLRCRRKTVLVLMGILTAYVLCWAPFYGFTIVRDFFPTLIVKEKHYLTAFYVVECIAMSNSMINTVCFITVKNNTIKYFKKMLRLHWRPSHSGSKSSADLDLKTSGMPATEEVDCIRLK from the exons CCAAGACTCTGCTTCCTCTCCGCCTTTCAACTTCAACTACAGTGACTATGACCTCCCTCTAGATGAGGAGGAAGACGTGACCAAGACCCGGACCTTCTTTGCAGCTAAGATTGTCATTGGCATAGCCCTCGCAGGCATCATGCTGGTGTGTGGTATTGGCAACTTTGTCTTTATTGCCGCCCTGGCCCGCTATAAGAAGCTGCGCAACCTCACCAACCTGCTCATTGCCAACCTGGCCATCTCCGACTTCCTGGTGGCCATCGTCTGCTGCCCCTTTGAGATGGACTACTATGTGGTGCGCCAGCTTTCCTGGGAGCATGGCCGTGTGCTCTGTACCTCTGTCAACTACTTACGGACTGTATCTCTCTATGTCTCCACCAATGCCCTGCTGGCCATCGCCATCGACAG gtatctggCCATTGTTCACCCCTTAAAGCCACGCATGAATTACCACACGGCCTCCTTCCTCATCGCCCTGGTCTGGGGGGTGTCCGTCCTCGTGGCCATCCCCTCGGCTTACTTCACCACCGAGACGGTCCTCTTCATCGTCAAAAGCCAGGAGAAGATCTTCTGCGGCCAGATCTGGCCCGTAGAGCAGAAGCTCTACTACAAGTCCTACTTCCTCTTCATCTTCGGGGTGGAGTTCGTGGGGCCAGTGCTGGCCATGGCCCTGTGCTATGCCCGGATCTCCCAAGAACTCTGGTTCAAGGAGGTGCCCGGCTTCCAGACGGAGCAGATCCGCAAGCGACTGCGCTGCCGTCGCAAGACCGTCCTGGTGCTCATGGGCATCCTCACAGCCTATGTGCTCTGCTGGGCCCCCTTCTACGGCTTCACCATCGTCCGTGACTTCTTCCCCACCCTGATTGTCAAGGAGAAGCACTACCTCACCGCCTTCTACGTGGTCGAGTGCATCGCCATGAGCAACAGCATGATCAACACCGTGTGCTTCATCACCGTCAAGAACAACACCATCAAGTACTTCAAGAAGATGCTGCGGCTCCACTGGCGTCCCTCCCACAGTGGGAGCAAGTCCAGCGCTGACCTGGACCTCAAAACCAGCGGCATGCCCGCCACTGAAGAGGTGGACTGCATCAGGCTGAAGTGA
- the PROKR2 gene encoding prokineticin receptor 2 isoform X2, with amino-acid sequence MAANNGNTSFAPNFSLPQDSASSPPFNFNYSDYDLPLDEEEDVTKTRTFFAAKIVIGIALAGIMLVCGIGNFVFIAALARYKKLRNLTNLLIANLAISDFLVAIVCCPFEMDYYVVRQLSWEHGRVLCTSVNYLRTVSLYVSTNALLAIAIDRYLAIVHPLKPRMNYHTASFLIALVWGVSVLVAIPSAYFTTETVLFIVKSQEKIFCGQIWPVEQKLYYKSYFLFIFGVEFVGPVLAMALCYARISQELWFKEVPGFQTEQIRKRLRCRRKTVLVLMGILTAYVLCWAPFYGFTIVRDFFPTLIVKEKHYLTAFYVVECIAMSNSMINTVCFITVKNNTIKYFKKMLRLHWRPSHSGSKSSADLDLKTSGMPATEEVDCIRLK; translated from the exons ATGGCAGCCAACAACGGAAACACAAGTTTTGCTCCCAACTTCAGTCTACCCCAAGACTCTGCTTCCTCTCCGCCTTTCAACTTCAACTACAGTGACTATGACCTCCCTCTAGATGAGGAGGAAGACGTGACCAAGACCCGGACCTTCTTTGCAGCTAAGATTGTCATTGGCATAGCCCTCGCAGGCATCATGCTGGTGTGTGGTATTGGCAACTTTGTCTTTATTGCCGCCCTGGCCCGCTATAAGAAGCTGCGCAACCTCACCAACCTGCTCATTGCCAACCTGGCCATCTCCGACTTCCTGGTGGCCATCGTCTGCTGCCCCTTTGAGATGGACTACTATGTGGTGCGCCAGCTTTCCTGGGAGCATGGCCGTGTGCTCTGTACCTCTGTCAACTACTTACGGACTGTATCTCTCTATGTCTCCACCAATGCCCTGCTGGCCATCGCCATCGACAG gtatctggCCATTGTTCACCCCTTAAAGCCACGCATGAATTACCACACGGCCTCCTTCCTCATCGCCCTGGTCTGGGGGGTGTCCGTCCTCGTGGCCATCCCCTCGGCTTACTTCACCACCGAGACGGTCCTCTTCATCGTCAAAAGCCAGGAGAAGATCTTCTGCGGCCAGATCTGGCCCGTAGAGCAGAAGCTCTACTACAAGTCCTACTTCCTCTTCATCTTCGGGGTGGAGTTCGTGGGGCCAGTGCTGGCCATGGCCCTGTGCTATGCCCGGATCTCCCAAGAACTCTGGTTCAAGGAGGTGCCCGGCTTCCAGACGGAGCAGATCCGCAAGCGACTGCGCTGCCGTCGCAAGACCGTCCTGGTGCTCATGGGCATCCTCACAGCCTATGTGCTCTGCTGGGCCCCCTTCTACGGCTTCACCATCGTCCGTGACTTCTTCCCCACCCTGATTGTCAAGGAGAAGCACTACCTCACCGCCTTCTACGTGGTCGAGTGCATCGCCATGAGCAACAGCATGATCAACACCGTGTGCTTCATCACCGTCAAGAACAACACCATCAAGTACTTCAAGAAGATGCTGCGGCTCCACTGGCGTCCCTCCCACAGTGGGAGCAAGTCCAGCGCTGACCTGGACCTCAAAACCAGCGGCATGCCCGCCACTGAAGAGGTGGACTGCATCAGGCTGAAGTGA